One genomic window of Brienomyrus brachyistius isolate T26 chromosome 16, BBRACH_0.4, whole genome shotgun sequence includes the following:
- the LOC125710236 gene encoding zinc-binding protein A33-like isoform X1, whose amino-acid sequence MGLTLSVNFEAQLRCCICLDVFTSPVSTPCGHNFCQACLQGYWDRCDRYSCPLCKTIFDEKPKLSINCSFSEITELFKESRQATCSKMELERTRADIQKFIQERWKKLEEIQKSVELSKINSRRVIEDSIQAFTTLVGSIVRSQIEFVEKVQEKQKAEETRADGFIKELEKEMTELQKRNVELEQLWHTEDLIHFLQRSPMLCTSPREQDWTEATVHADVGVGTVRCVTSGLKRAFKETENFFSAAEFQRMQLHAVDVTLDPSTANPWLVLSEDGKQVWDGDTQLHLPDCPKRFDSSVCVLAKEGFTTGRHYWEVEVGEKVAWDIGVVRETVNRKGIISANPEDGYWTMCLRHSNMYSCCGTCCFSLPPNRRPRKLGVYLDYEEGQISFYNVDVQSHMYTHRHTFTERLYPFFSPYTNDDGPNTAPLVISPVRMAAQ is encoded by the exons ATGGGTCTGACTCTCAGTGTTAATTTTGAAGCTCAGCTCAGGTGCTGCATATGTCTGGATGTCTTCACCAGCCCAGTCTCCACTCCATGTGGACACAATTTTTGCCAGGCTTGTTTACAAGGCTACTGGGACAGATGTGATCGCTATAGCTGTCCACTGTGCAAAACGATTTTTGACGAAAAGCCAAAACTGAGTATCAACTGTAGCTTCTCTGAAATAACTGAATTATTCAAGGAGTCAAGACAAGCAACCTGTTCCAAG ATGGAGCTGGAAAGGACCAGAGCTGATATTCAAAAGTTTATTCAGGAAAGATGGAAGAAGCTGGAGGAGATCCAGAAATCAGTTGAGCTCAGCAAG ATCAACTCCAGGAGGGTCATCGAGGACAGTATCCAAGCCTTCACTACCCTGGTGGGTTCCATTGTGAGGAGCCAGATAGAGTTCGTTGAGAAGGTGCAGGAGAAGCAAAAGGCAGAGGAGACGAGGGCAGATGGGTTCATCAAAGAGTTGGAGAAGGAGATGACGGAGCTGCAGAAGAGAAACGTTGAGTTAGAGCAACTCTGGCACACTGAGGACCTCATACACTTCTTACAG AGATCACCTATGCTGTGCACCTCCCCACGTGAACAGGACTGGACCGAGGCCACCGTTCACGCTGATGTCGGTGTAGGGACAGTGAGATGTGTCACGTCTGGACTGAAAAGGGCATTTAAAGAAACTGAGAATTTCTTCTCTGCGGCAG AGTTCCAGAGAATGCAGCTGCATGCAG TTGACGTGACGCTGGACCCAAGCACGGCAAACCCTTGGCTCGTCTTGTCTGAGGATGGGAAGCAGGTTTGGGATGGTGACACTCAGTTGCATCTCCCGGACTGCCCTAAGAGGTTCGACAGCTCCGTCTGTGTCCTGGCGAAGGAGGGCTTCACCACAGGGAGGCACTACTGGGAGGTGGAAGTGGGAGAAAAGGTAGCCTGGGACATTGGGGTGGTCAGAGAGACAGTCAACCGGAAAGGCATCATCAGTGCCAACCCCGAGGATGGctattggaccatgtgtcttcGCCACAGCAACATGTACAGTTGTTGTGGGACCTGTTGTTTTTCCCTGCCCCCAAACAGGCGGCCCCGGAAGTTAGGGGTGTATCTAGATTATGAAGAGGGTCAGATTTCCTTTTATAATGTCGATGTCCAATCTCACATGTACACACATCGTCACACTTTCACAGAGCGCCTCTacccatttttcagtccgtacacGAACGACGACGGGCCTAATACTGCCCCGCTGGTCATTTCTCCTGTCAGGATGGCAGCTCAGTGA
- the LOC125710236 gene encoding nuclear factor 7, brain-like isoform X2, whose protein sequence is MGLTLSVNFEAQLRCCICLDVFTSPVSTPCGHNFCQACLQGYWDRCDRYSCPLCKTIFDEKPKLSINCSFSEITELFKESRQATCSKMELERTRADIQKFIQERWKKLEEIQKSVELSKINSRRVIEDSIQAFTTLVGSIVRSQIEFVEKVQEKQKAEETRADGFIKELEKEMTELQKRNVELEQLWHTEDLIHFLQDWTEATVHADVGVGTVRCVTSGLKRAFKETENFFSAAEFQRMQLHAVDVTLDPSTANPWLVLSEDGKQVWDGDTQLHLPDCPKRFDSSVCVLAKEGFTTGRHYWEVEVGEKVAWDIGVVRETVNRKGIISANPEDGYWTMCLRHSNMYSCCGTCCFSLPPNRRPRKLGVYLDYEEGQISFYNVDVQSHMYTHRHTFTERLYPFFSPYTNDDGPNTAPLVISPVRMAAQ, encoded by the exons ATGGGTCTGACTCTCAGTGTTAATTTTGAAGCTCAGCTCAGGTGCTGCATATGTCTGGATGTCTTCACCAGCCCAGTCTCCACTCCATGTGGACACAATTTTTGCCAGGCTTGTTTACAAGGCTACTGGGACAGATGTGATCGCTATAGCTGTCCACTGTGCAAAACGATTTTTGACGAAAAGCCAAAACTGAGTATCAACTGTAGCTTCTCTGAAATAACTGAATTATTCAAGGAGTCAAGACAAGCAACCTGTTCCAAG ATGGAGCTGGAAAGGACCAGAGCTGATATTCAAAAGTTTATTCAGGAAAGATGGAAGAAGCTGGAGGAGATCCAGAAATCAGTTGAGCTCAGCAAG ATCAACTCCAGGAGGGTCATCGAGGACAGTATCCAAGCCTTCACTACCCTGGTGGGTTCCATTGTGAGGAGCCAGATAGAGTTCGTTGAGAAGGTGCAGGAGAAGCAAAAGGCAGAGGAGACGAGGGCAGATGGGTTCATCAAAGAGTTGGAGAAGGAGATGACGGAGCTGCAGAAGAGAAACGTTGAGTTAGAGCAACTCTGGCACACTGAGGACCTCATACACTTCTTACAG GACTGGACCGAGGCCACCGTTCACGCTGATGTCGGTGTAGGGACAGTGAGATGTGTCACGTCTGGACTGAAAAGGGCATTTAAAGAAACTGAGAATTTCTTCTCTGCGGCAG AGTTCCAGAGAATGCAGCTGCATGCAG TTGACGTGACGCTGGACCCAAGCACGGCAAACCCTTGGCTCGTCTTGTCTGAGGATGGGAAGCAGGTTTGGGATGGTGACACTCAGTTGCATCTCCCGGACTGCCCTAAGAGGTTCGACAGCTCCGTCTGTGTCCTGGCGAAGGAGGGCTTCACCACAGGGAGGCACTACTGGGAGGTGGAAGTGGGAGAAAAGGTAGCCTGGGACATTGGGGTGGTCAGAGAGACAGTCAACCGGAAAGGCATCATCAGTGCCAACCCCGAGGATGGctattggaccatgtgtcttcGCCACAGCAACATGTACAGTTGTTGTGGGACCTGTTGTTTTTCCCTGCCCCCAAACAGGCGGCCCCGGAAGTTAGGGGTGTATCTAGATTATGAAGAGGGTCAGATTTCCTTTTATAATGTCGATGTCCAATCTCACATGTACACACATCGTCACACTTTCACAGAGCGCCTCTacccatttttcagtccgtacacGAACGACGACGGGCCTAATACTGCCCCGCTGGTCATTTCTCCTGTCAGGATGGCAGCTCAGTGA